The genome window CCGGAGGCACCCATGCTACAGGCTCGCGATCGAACTCCCGGCACGCACCCACAGGCAGCACAACCTCTCAGAGCACACGGCGTCAAGCCCCGGCTGCGCGGATGGTCCCATGCGTTCGCGGCGATCGGCGCGGTGATCGTCACGATCGGGCTATCGGTCGCCACGCGCGACGATCGGCTGCGCTGGCTCTCGGTGCTGACGTTCGGCGTAACCATGATCGAGCTGTACATGGTCAGCGCGATCTACCATCTCGGCTCGTGGCGTGGCCGGAGCTACACGGTCTTGCGCACGCTCGACCACGCGAACATCTTTCTGGTGATCGCCGGAACCTACACGCCGATCTGCATCAACGTGCTGCACGGCGAGCTGCGGCTGGTCGTCCTCACGCTGATCTGGGCGCTGGCGCTGCTGGGCGCGTGCGGCACGATCGTGCTGCTGCGGCTGCCGCGCTGGGTCCCGACCACACTCTACGCCGCGATGGGACTGATCTCGGTGATTGCGCTCCCCAACCTGATGACGCTGCTGCCCTGGCAGGCGCTGGCGCTCTTCTTCGCGGGCGGGCTGCTCTACGCGATCGGCGCGCTGGTCTATGCGCTGCGTCGGCCCGATCCGCTGCCGCATATGTTCGGCTTTCACGAGATCTTCCACT of Herpetosiphonaceae bacterium contains these proteins:
- a CDS encoding hemolysin III family protein; translated protein: MLQARDRTPGTHPQAAQPLRAHGVKPRLRGWSHAFAAIGAVIVTIGLSVATRDDRLRWLSVLTFGVTMIELYMVSAIYHLGSWRGRSYTVLRTLDHANIFLVIAGTYTPICINVLHGELRLVVLTLIWALALLGACGTIVLLRLPRWVPTTLYAAMGLISVIALPNLMTLLPWQALALFFAGGLLYAIGALVYALRRPDPLPHMFGFHEIFHLLVIGGNAAFVIVIWIWVVPFPRI